In a genomic window of Pseudomonas oryzihabitans:
- a CDS encoding ABC transporter permease, whose product MSATISLGRPGLRLALPLLFLTLVLVFALAAPGFLSQGNLLSLLLNNGLVPALVALGLTYAIAAGGIDLSVGIALDLAAFGCIALLNAGWPLAVALAGGLGLGLLVGVANALLVAGVGLSPFLASLGLLFIGTSLQQLLSEGGLPLYLKPEFRPAASSWLGVPAAVWTVLLLAGVYGLVLARGRLGRALLALGSQPLVARYSGLALRRLALWTCLATALAAAVAGMLLALRIDAYVPLSGNAYLINGIGAVFIGASLNRHGRPNVPGTLLGVLLLAIAANGLLLVGWNFYWQQVATGLLILLVLTLNQLARRHDASL is encoded by the coding sequence ATGAGTGCGACGATCTCTCTCGGCCGCCCGGGCCTGCGCCTGGCGCTGCCTCTGCTGTTCCTGACCCTGGTGTTGGTCTTCGCCCTGGCCGCGCCCGGCTTTCTCAGCCAGGGCAACCTGCTCAGCCTGCTGCTGAACAATGGCCTGGTGCCGGCGCTGGTGGCCCTGGGGCTGACCTACGCCATCGCCGCGGGCGGCATTGATCTCTCGGTGGGTATCGCCCTGGACCTGGCGGCCTTCGGTTGCATCGCCTTGCTCAACGCCGGTTGGCCGCTGGCCGTGGCGCTCGCCGGTGGCTTGGGTCTCGGGCTGCTGGTGGGCGTGGCCAATGCCCTGCTGGTGGCCGGGGTAGGGCTGTCGCCCTTTCTGGCCAGCCTGGGGCTGCTGTTCATCGGTACCAGCCTGCAACAGCTGTTGTCGGAGGGCGGGCTGCCGCTCTATCTGAAACCCGAGTTCCGGCCGGCGGCGAGCAGCTGGCTCGGCGTACCGGCGGCGGTCTGGACGGTACTGCTGCTGGCTGGGGTCTACGGCCTGGTGCTGGCCCGTGGGCGCCTGGGTCGCGCGCTGCTGGCCCTGGGTAGCCAGCCGCTGGTGGCGCGTTATTCGGGGCTGGCGCTACGCCGCCTGGCGCTCTGGACCTGTCTGGCCACCGCCCTGGCCGCGGCGGTGGCGGGGATGCTGCTGGCGCTGCGCATCGATGCCTATGTGCCGCTCTCGGGCAATGCCTATCTCATCAACGGCATCGGCGCCGTCTTCATCGGCGCCAGCCTGAACCGCCATGGTCGGCCCAATGTGCCCGGCACCCTGCTGGGCGTCCTGCTGCTGGCAATAGCCGCCAACGGCCTGCTGCTGGTGGGCTGGAATTTCTACTGGCAACAGGTGGCCACCGGCCTGCTGATCCTCCTGGTGCTGACTCTCAATCAACTCGCCCGGCGCCACGACGCGTCCCTCTAG